A region from the Desulfonatronum thioautotrophicum genome encodes:
- a CDS encoding Eco57I restriction-modification methylase domain-containing protein, whose protein sequence is MSLDLTGILNEQEFYTHHYLSAILEDDLKEVFSQWNQRERREEGYTSPPVGLRNLGKSFFALRDYAKTAQGGNQDSGERLAGQREFLAALLAVLDYPFQPECKPLDNGAVLPVLVSLDKSGGVPDLWVLEAVDPSGESLDPLELPLATIQFPEGEQPDPALLETPWEEIISRQVFGRGEPPRWVILAGPSQILLLDRTKWNEKRRLRFDLETIFERRDTSTFQALAALLHRESICPKDGLSRLDALDENSHKHAFAVSEDLKYSLRECIELLGNDAVRFLREERRKGVFSGEEKLDAGQLTLECLRYMYRLLFLFYIEARPELGFVPLKSEAFRLGYSLESLRELEMVQLTTQEARDGSFLHESLHLLFEMIYNGFPPSTEGRQQKGDFTAILDSGPAPTHYTFTIPPLRSHLFDPERTSLLNKVTFRNHVLQEIIRLMSLSRPSRSGRGKHSRRGRISYAQLGISQLGAVYEALLSYRGFFAETELYEVKKSGEAWNPLHTAYFVKPEDLDQYTEDEKVYIEDGPDTGRLRTYEKGAFIYRLAGRDREKSASYYTPEVLSKCLVKYALKELLQDKSADEILKLTVCEPAMGSAAFLNEVVNQLAEAYLERKQRELGQRLPLEDAARELQRVKMYIADNNVFGIDLNPVAVELAEVSLWLNTIHKGGLVPWFGNQLVCGNSLVGARRQVFSPHLLTRTSRSTELWLDAVPQRVQPGEARPSGAIYHFLLPDRGMAEYKDKVVKQMAAPELEAIKKWKKDFLRPFTKPEIRQLQELSKAVDDLWSAHAARQKDIRERTHDPINIFGQPPVERDPTPTEWKDRTFRREQLSEGLKHSTPYKRLKLAMDYWCALWFWPIRQTDLLPPREVFLFELSLILKGEVYNQETDAKGQLYLEGMAPPKPAQQLSLFYQRDLGLVDVNGLCQRIPRLALARNLAEKYRFLHWELEFADLFQERKGFDLVLGNPPWIKVEWNEGGVLGDVEPLFILRNFSASKLATLREETVEKYDLRSDYLSAFEEAEGTQNFLNATQNYPILRGIQTNLYKCFLPQAWTYGNAKCISAFLHPEGVYDDPNGGKLREELYHKLRIHFQIQNQMILFPIAHRERYSINIHSNINTDSFYSISNIIHPKTIDLSFEHKGDGPVPGIKNDENKWNTQGHQQRIIRISQDELQLFGALYDSPNTPANQARLPATHSRELVTVLKKFAAQSKHLGDLKGEYYSLEMWHETNAQQDGIIRRETRFPDISEELILSGPHFFVANPFYKTPRAVCTEKGHYDVIDLTTLPDDYLPRTNYLPACDRAEYLKRTPKLPWGDGRPVTDYFRLVFRAMLGQPNERTLFGTICSPNVGHTNGCRTYVIRDYKKAISFSGSTSSIPYDFYTKITGRTNLHQMLDDYPFLDYQNCQSMLSCRVLINSCLTTSYISLWSQCFDTDFIIQDWTKPDPRLPISFFRNLTPEWHRDCALRTDYSRRQALVEIDVLTAIALDLTLDELKTIYRVQFPVLRQNEADTWYDQQGRIVFTNSKGLTGVGFSRKEWDELTEETRDADGNPIRLPKSGSVLTRTVLNDTLPTGPFDQTITYHPPFDKCDRERDYEVAWGEFARRGSKNRLEQLAGMYGSQTVTISQEELEEYRAGDE, encoded by the coding sequence ATGTCCCTTGACCTGACCGGCATACTCAACGAGCAGGAATTCTACACCCATCACTACCTGAGCGCGATCCTGGAGGACGACCTCAAGGAAGTTTTCAGCCAGTGGAATCAGCGCGAACGCCGGGAAGAGGGATATACGTCGCCGCCGGTCGGGCTCAGGAACCTGGGCAAGAGCTTCTTTGCCCTGCGAGATTACGCCAAGACAGCCCAAGGCGGCAACCAAGATTCCGGAGAACGTCTGGCCGGGCAGCGTGAGTTTCTGGCCGCTTTACTGGCTGTCCTGGATTATCCGTTTCAGCCGGAATGCAAGCCCCTGGACAACGGGGCCGTGCTGCCCGTGCTGGTCAGCCTGGACAAATCCGGCGGGGTTCCGGACCTCTGGGTGTTGGAGGCCGTGGACCCTTCGGGCGAATCCCTGGACCCTCTGGAGCTGCCCCTCGCAACCATCCAGTTTCCGGAGGGCGAACAGCCGGACCCGGCCCTCCTGGAAACACCGTGGGAAGAGATCATTTCCCGGCAGGTGTTTGGACGCGGGGAGCCGCCGCGCTGGGTGATTCTGGCCGGGCCGTCCCAGATTCTACTCCTGGACCGGACCAAATGGAACGAAAAGCGGCGCTTGCGCTTTGACCTGGAAACGATTTTCGAGCGGCGGGACACGTCCACGTTCCAGGCCCTGGCCGCCCTGCTGCACCGGGAGAGCATCTGCCCCAAGGACGGGTTGAGTCGGCTGGACGCCCTGGACGAAAATTCCCACAAACACGCCTTTGCCGTGTCCGAGGACCTCAAGTACTCGCTGCGCGAATGCATCGAACTGTTGGGCAATGATGCCGTCAGGTTTCTTCGGGAGGAGCGGCGCAAGGGCGTTTTTTCCGGAGAGGAAAAGCTGGATGCCGGTCAGTTGACCCTGGAATGCCTGCGCTACATGTACCGCCTGCTGTTCCTCTTCTACATCGAGGCCAGACCGGAACTGGGCTTCGTACCGCTCAAGTCCGAGGCCTTTCGTCTGGGGTATTCCCTGGAAAGCCTGCGGGAACTGGAAATGGTCCAATTGACCACCCAGGAGGCGCGGGACGGCTCGTTTCTGCACGAATCCCTGCACCTGCTGTTCGAGATGATCTACAACGGCTTTCCGCCCTCTACGGAAGGCCGTCAGCAGAAAGGCGACTTCACGGCAATCCTGGACTCCGGACCGGCCCCGACCCACTACACCTTTACCATCCCCCCGCTCCGCTCCCATCTCTTCGACCCGGAACGTACCTCCCTTCTGAACAAGGTCACCTTCCGCAACCATGTCCTGCAGGAGATCATCCGGTTGATGTCCCTGTCCCGGCCTTCACGTTCGGGCAGGGGCAAACATTCCCGCCGGGGCCGGATTTCCTACGCCCAGCTCGGCATCAGCCAACTCGGCGCGGTGTACGAGGCCCTGCTCTCGTATCGCGGCTTTTTCGCCGAAACGGAGCTGTACGAGGTGAAAAAGTCCGGGGAAGCCTGGAACCCGTTGCACACCGCCTATTTCGTCAAGCCCGAGGACCTGGATCAGTACACCGAGGACGAGAAGGTCTACATTGAGGACGGCCCGGACACGGGTCGGCTGCGGACATACGAGAAAGGCGCGTTCATCTACCGCCTGGCCGGTAGGGACCGGGAAAAGTCCGCCTCCTACTACACCCCGGAAGTGCTCAGCAAATGCCTGGTCAAGTACGCCCTCAAGGAGCTGCTCCAGGACAAGAGCGCCGACGAGATCCTCAAGCTGACCGTCTGCGAACCGGCCATGGGCAGCGCGGCCTTTTTGAACGAGGTGGTCAACCAGTTGGCCGAGGCCTATCTGGAGCGCAAGCAACGCGAGCTGGGCCAGCGCCTGCCCTTGGAGGACGCCGCTCGGGAATTGCAGCGGGTCAAGATGTACATTGCGGACAACAATGTCTTTGGCATTGACCTGAACCCCGTGGCCGTGGAGCTGGCCGAGGTCTCCCTGTGGCTGAACACAATCCATAAGGGCGGCCTGGTGCCCTGGTTCGGCAACCAGTTGGTCTGCGGCAATTCCCTGGTTGGCGCACGAAGGCAGGTCTTCAGTCCGCACCTGCTGACCAGGACCAGCCGCTCCACCGAACTCTGGCTGGACGCCGTGCCCCAGCGGGTCCAACCCGGCGAGGCCCGTCCCTCTGGCGCGATATATCACTTCCTGCTCCCGGACCGGGGCATGGCCGAGTACAAGGACAAGGTGGTCAAACAGATGGCCGCCCCGGAGCTGGAGGCCATCAAGAAATGGAAAAAGGACTTCCTGCGCCCGTTTACAAAGCCGGAAATCCGGCAGCTCCAGGAGCTGTCCAAGGCCGTGGATGATCTCTGGTCCGCCCATGCGGCCCGGCAAAAGGACATCCGGGAGCGCACCCACGACCCCATCAACATTTTCGGCCAACCGCCCGTGGAGCGCGACCCCACGCCCACGGAATGGAAAGACCGCACCTTTCGCCGCGAGCAGCTCTCCGAAGGCCTGAAGCACTCCACCCCCTACAAGCGCCTCAAGCTGGCCATGGACTACTGGTGCGCCCTCTGGTTCTGGCCCATCCGCCAAACCGACCTGCTCCCGCCTCGGGAAGTCTTCCTCTTCGAGTTGTCCCTGATCCTCAAGGGCGAGGTCTACAACCAGGAAACCGACGCCAAGGGCCAGCTCTACCTGGAAGGCATGGCCCCCCCAAAGCCCGCGCAGCAGCTTTCCCTGTTCTACCAACGTGACCTGGGCCTGGTGGACGTGAACGGCCTCTGCCAACGCATCCCCCGCCTGGCCCTGGCCCGCAACCTGGCAGAAAAATACCGCTTCCTGCACTGGGAACTGGAGTTCGCCGACCTGTTTCAGGAGCGCAAGGGGTTTGATCTGGTGCTTGGAAATCCGCCGTGGATCAAGGTGGAATGGAACGAGGGCGGAGTGTTGGGCGATGTGGAGCCGCTCTTCATACTTCGCAACTTCAGCGCCTCCAAGCTGGCCACCCTGCGCGAGGAAACCGTTGAAAAATACGATCTCCGAAGTGACTATCTCTCCGCCTTTGAGGAGGCCGAAGGCACCCAGAACTTCCTCAACGCCACCCAGAATTACCCGATCCTCCGAGGCATCCAGACCAATCTGTACAAGTGCTTTCTGCCCCAGGCTTGGACGTATGGGAATGCCAAATGTATTTCGGCATTTCTTCATCCAGAAGGTGTCTATGATGACCCGAATGGGGGAAAACTACGAGAGGAGTTATATCATAAATTGCGAATACATTTCCAAATACAAAACCAGATGATACTTTTTCCTATAGCACATCGTGAAAGATATAGTATTAATATTCATTCTAACATTAATACAGATTCTTTTTATTCAATATCGAATATAATTCATCCAAAAACAATTGATTTATCTTTTGAACACAAAGGAGATGGTCCTGTTCCAGGCATCAAAAATGATGAAAACAAATGGAACACTCAGGGTCACCAACAAAGGATTATCCGTATCAGTCAGGATGAGTTACAATTATTTGGCGCGTTGTATGATTCTCCTAATACTCCAGCAAATCAGGCCAGATTGCCCGCTACCCACAGCCGGGAACTGGTGACAGTGCTTAAAAAATTTGCTGCCCAGTCCAAGCATCTAGGTGACCTAAAAGGGGAGTACTATTCTCTGGAAATGTGGCATGAAACCAATGCGCAGCAAGACGGCATCATTCGCCGCGAAACCCGCTTTCCTGACATTTCCGAAGAACTGATCCTTTCCGGCCCGCATTTCTTCGTGGCCAATCCCTTCTACAAAACACCACGTGCTGTATGTACAGAAAAAGGGCATTATGACGTTATTGACCTAACCACATTACCAGACGACTATCTACCGCGAACAAACTACTTACCGGCTTGTGATCGGGCGGAGTATTTAAAAAGGACACCAAAACTACCGTGGGGAGATGGGAGACCAGTGACGGATTATTTTCGTCTCGTATTCCGAGCAATGCTTGGTCAGCCCAATGAAAGGACATTATTTGGAACAATTTGCTCTCCAAACGTTGGTCATACAAACGGATGTCGAACATATGTAATCCGAGATTACAAAAAAGCAATATCATTCTCTGGTTCAACTTCTTCAATTCCCTACGATTTTTATACCAAAATTACTGGACGTACTAACTTGCATCAAATGCTCGATGATTATCCTTTTCTAGATTATCAAAATTGTCAGAGTATGTTGTCTTGTAGAGTGCTTATCAATTCTTGCCTAACAACCAGCTATATCTCCCTTTGGTCCCAGTGTTTTGATACAGATTTCATCATACAAGACTGGACCAAACCAGACCCCCGCCTCCCCATCTCCTTTTTCCGCAATCTGACTCCCGAATGGCACCGAGACTGCGCCTTGCGCACGGATTATTCCCGACGGCAGGCTTTAGTGGAGATCGACGTTCTGACGGCCATAGCCTTGGACCTAACCTTGGATGAGTTGAAGACCATCTACCGAGTCCAGTTTCCGGTGTTACGTCAAAATGAAGCTGATACCTGGTATGACCAGCAGGGTCGGATCGTGTTCACCAATAGCAAGGGACTGACCGGCGTGGGGTTCAGCCGCAAGGAGTGGGACGAGCTGACCGAGGAAACCCGCGACGCGGACGGCAACCCCATCCGCCTGCCCAAGTCCGGCTCCGTCCTCACCCGCACCGTCCTCAACGACACCCTGCCCACCGGCCCCTTCGACCAAACCATCACCTACCACCCGCCCTTTGATAAATGCGACCGGGAGCGGGATTACGAAGTGGCGTGGGGGGAGTTTGCGCGGCGGGGAAGCAAGAATCGCCTGGAGCAGCTTGCCGGAATGTATGGCTCCCAGACCGTGACCATCTCACAAGAGGAACTGGAGGAATACCGTGCCGGGGATGAATAG